In Pseudomonas fluorescens, the following are encoded in one genomic region:
- a CDS encoding phage regulatory CII family protein encodes MEDFLRACHTSVKESGAEELAGKMCMAHVSLLQRSNPDNAGHHLTIEHLFGILLHTGDMRPLMTLAEQFGFELVAKIAPEPKALTASLINVGKEVADLTIAVHEALDDNHVSPLEKAAIRKELGHVRQSLDVMEQSVRVA; translated from the coding sequence ATGGAAGATTTCTTGAGGGCTTGCCACACCTCCGTCAAGGAAAGCGGGGCAGAGGAGCTGGCGGGGAAAATGTGCATGGCCCACGTGAGCCTGCTTCAACGCTCGAATCCGGACAACGCGGGGCATCACCTGACCATCGAACATCTGTTCGGGATCTTGCTGCACACCGGCGACATGCGCCCGCTGATGACCTTGGCAGAGCAATTCGGTTTTGAGTTGGTCGCAAAGATTGCGCCGGAGCCGAAGGCGCTGACTGCTTCGCTGATCAATGTTGGTAAAGAGGTCGCGGATCTGACCATCGCAGTGCACGAAGCCTTGGATGACAACCACGTTTCACCGCTCGAGAAGGCAGCGATTCGCAAAGAGCTAGGGCATGTCCGGCAAAGCCTGGATGTGATGGAGCAGTCGGTAAGGGTGGCGTGA
- a CDS encoding TerB family tellurite resistance protein produces the protein MFGIGKKLFGAKRAVKKLENRDLMQAIVGGCLLVAASDGEISKNEAAQIDIQIRANKALEHFGSEITSTVNLFTEQLQAGFRLGRMNILREIRDIKNNPADAEEVFVNMLTVAEGDGNISAEELKVLAEIGNELGLRLKDFGIDA, from the coding sequence ATGTTCGGTATCGGTAAGAAGTTGTTCGGCGCCAAGCGCGCAGTCAAGAAGCTGGAAAATCGCGACCTGATGCAAGCCATCGTCGGTGGCTGCCTACTGGTGGCGGCGTCGGACGGCGAGATCAGCAAGAACGAAGCGGCTCAGATCGATATTCAGATCCGGGCCAACAAGGCGCTGGAACACTTCGGCTCCGAGATCACCAGCACGGTCAACCTGTTCACCGAGCAGTTGCAGGCTGGCTTCCGCCTCGGTCGCATGAACATCCTGCGCGAGATCCGCGACATCAAAAACAACCCGGCCGATGCGGAAGAGGTGTTCGTGAACATGCTCACCGTTGCGGAAGGCGACGGCAACATCAGCGCCGAAGAGCTCAAGGTTCTCGCCGAGATCGGCAATGAACTTGGCCTGCGCCTCAAAGACTTCGGTATCGACGCGTGA
- a CDS encoding S24 family peptidase encodes MTKKRILPPDRMAECEAAHALFLSKKNEMKLSQKKIADAAGMTPAAVNLYFKGINPLNAQFASVLSRMLQEPVESFSPRLAEEIRKLTSAPVPMAGHDIGAQDEGASAADLVKEMLARSGKRLSPDARQRLLDAAEEPQKTNVITADFSRPGLVGDEVWIAHYDIRAAMGGGQIAHDFPEMFQDVRVSPKHLRELGVDFEEHFHLKMVTGWGQSMEPTIKHRDPLIVDVHIREFVGDGIYLFSWDDHIYIKRLQVADEDHFEMISDNTRHKDRMIRRDMTFIQARVLLVWNAHLV; translated from the coding sequence ATGACTAAAAAACGAATCCTGCCGCCGGACCGCATGGCCGAATGCGAAGCTGCGCACGCTCTGTTTCTTTCAAAAAAGAATGAGATGAAGCTGAGTCAGAAGAAAATCGCCGACGCTGCCGGAATGACACCCGCTGCGGTAAATCTCTATTTCAAAGGGATTAACCCGCTCAATGCACAGTTCGCTTCAGTTCTTTCGCGCATGCTCCAAGAGCCGGTTGAGTCATTCAGCCCTCGCCTGGCAGAAGAGATACGCAAACTTACCAGCGCCCCGGTTCCCATGGCTGGACATGACATAGGCGCCCAAGATGAAGGGGCAAGCGCAGCCGACTTGGTGAAGGAAATGCTTGCTCGGAGCGGAAAGCGGCTTTCTCCTGATGCCCGACAGCGTTTGCTTGATGCTGCTGAAGAACCCCAGAAAACCAATGTAATTACGGCTGACTTTTCGCGACCTGGCCTGGTCGGCGATGAAGTTTGGATCGCTCATTACGACATCCGCGCTGCAATGGGTGGCGGGCAGATAGCGCATGACTTTCCGGAGATGTTTCAGGACGTCCGGGTAAGTCCAAAGCATTTGCGCGAGCTGGGGGTGGACTTCGAAGAGCACTTCCACTTAAAGATGGTCACCGGCTGGGGCCAGTCGATGGAGCCGACGATCAAGCATCGCGACCCGCTGATCGTCGACGTGCACATTCGGGAGTTCGTCGGTGACGGGATCTATCTGTTTTCGTGGGACGACCACATCTACATCAAGCGTCTGCAAGTGGCCGATGAAGATCACTTCGAGATGATTTCTGACAACACCCGGCACAAAGACCGGATGATTCGTCGAGATATGACGTTCATCCAGGCGCGAGTGCTTCTGGTGTGGAATGCACACCTGGTGTAA
- a CDS encoding DUF2514 family protein, translated as MVGIATALALAFAALYSSYRHGWSVADSSWRARRAEQGEPQAKTGQRVESLVRAEELRRQSAVDEIRTDAKAQSQAVDTVAADTDVTGERVHDAADRLAATAGGCVSDPGVVRLRRSSHPRRNGALRPSRLMLERESWLKLTTELE; from the coding sequence ATGGTGGGTATCGCCACCGCCCTGGCGCTGGCATTCGCCGCTCTATACAGCAGCTACCGCCATGGCTGGAGCGTGGCTGATTCCAGCTGGCGGGCGCGCAGGGCAGAGCAGGGTGAGCCCCAGGCCAAGACCGGCCAGCGGGTCGAGTCCTTGGTCCGGGCTGAAGAGCTACGCCGTCAGTCGGCAGTGGATGAGATAAGGACAGATGCCAAAGCACAGAGCCAGGCGGTGGACACTGTTGCTGCTGACACCGATGTTACTGGTGAGCGCGTGCACGACGCCGCCGACAGGCTGGCAGCCACTGCCGGTGGCTGCGTCAGCGATCCCGGCGTTGTCCGATTGAGGCGAAGCAGCCACCCGCGCCGCAATGGTGCTCTCCGACCTAGCAGGCTGATGCTCGAGCGGGAAAGCTGGCTAAAGCTTACGACAGAGCTAGAGTAA
- a CDS encoding helix-turn-helix domain-containing protein, which yields MSWALSLPTESLKDSSARHVLLCLANYAGSNGAGAFPSALTLAQDTGLSERTVRYKLDDLETVGLIQKGNQAIAAVHIDRHDRRPVVYDLQLSRGANPAPRAKRGADDATGCSSQQNGVQPGTKRGAESAPNPSLNHQVTEEQLQRDLADEISRQDQAAAECIPSTARFAMFALWVPDAKSLSDQIAIAGLPAGCVPDEAVRKFKGFHCAKPNTLDSTAGWCYRLVQWVKRERVQAAGRGQEPDFNDTSWGDDLGGL from the coding sequence ATGTCCTGGGCGCTTTCATTGCCCACTGAATCCCTGAAAGACTCCAGTGCGCGTCACGTGCTTTTGTGTCTGGCCAACTACGCCGGTTCGAATGGTGCTGGCGCCTTTCCATCTGCCTTGACTCTGGCTCAGGACACCGGCCTGTCTGAGCGCACCGTACGCTACAAGCTGGACGATTTGGAGACGGTCGGGCTCATCCAGAAGGGCAATCAGGCCATTGCCGCCGTACACATCGATCGCCATGACCGACGACCAGTTGTTTACGACCTCCAACTATCTCGGGGTGCAAATCCTGCACCCCGTGCAAAACGGGGTGCAGATGACGCAACGGGGTGCAGTTCACAACAGAACGGGGTGCAGCCTGGAACAAAACGGGGTGCAGAATCTGCACCCAATCCGTCACTTAACCATCAAGTAACCGAAGAGCAGCTGCAGCGCGATTTGGCTGATGAGATTTCTCGGCAAGACCAGGCTGCCGCCGAATGCATTCCTTCCACGGCTCGCTTCGCCATGTTCGCCCTCTGGGTGCCTGACGCTAAGTCCCTGTCCGATCAGATCGCGATCGCCGGGCTTCCAGCCGGCTGCGTGCCTGACGAAGCGGTTCGTAAGTTCAAAGGCTTCCACTGCGCCAAACCAAACACCCTCGATTCCACTGCTGGCTGGTGCTATCGCCTTGTTCAGTGGGTCAAGCGTGAGCGTGTTCAGGCGGCAGGCCGGGGGCAAGAGCCTGATTTTAATGACACCAGCTGGGGCGATGACCTGGGAGGTTTGTAA
- a CDS encoding Cro/CI family transcriptional regulator, which produces MNETSLDKFVADKGQSEAARLLRVTAPAIHKALSAKRDIRVIELPDGSFQASELRPFPSQKSAA; this is translated from the coding sequence ATGAATGAGACTTCCCTCGACAAGTTCGTGGCTGACAAAGGGCAGTCCGAAGCCGCAAGGCTTCTCCGCGTCACTGCCCCAGCCATCCATAAAGCTTTATCCGCAAAACGGGATATTCGTGTGATTGAGCTCCCCGATGGGAGCTTCCAGGCAAGTGAACTGCGTCCGTTTCCATCCCAAAAATCCGCTGCATAA
- a CDS encoding DUF1654 domain-containing protein has translation MAKAKKQTKPVERQEVSGIEKLGLRVSSMINHPLAQTQRWVTIHRLDTDGEREWEEVMGLLSETDGIDMTFNDDESVTLRWEASAEEDRPVEVFEPVEEPAPF, from the coding sequence ATGGCAAAGGCGAAGAAGCAAACAAAACCAGTAGAGCGACAGGAGGTCAGCGGAATTGAAAAGCTTGGCCTACGCGTATCTTCGATGATCAACCACCCGCTCGCGCAGACTCAGCGCTGGGTGACCATCCACCGTCTGGATACGGACGGTGAGCGAGAGTGGGAGGAGGTGATGGGCCTGCTATCCGAAACGGACGGTATAGACATGACATTCAACGACGACGAATCGGTGACGCTTCGGTGGGAGGCAAGTGCCGAAGAAGATCGACCTGTAGAGGTTTTCGAGCCGGTTGAGGAACCAGCGCCTTTTTGA
- a CDS encoding OprD family porin, protein MHTPALRKAHAISGTLGGCLTLGLAPPLLAEEAGFIEGATANLQLRNYYFSRDFSDIVGPNKQSRAEEWAQGFILDARSGYTPGSIGVGVDVLGLYGVKLDSSPSRARTGLLPTHDDGISADEYGRLGAAMKLKVSSTELKVGELRPNLPVLVYSDLRLLPPTYQGASLVSNELSGLTVNAGQLHSTSLRDSSNTQEMYALINDPINPARIANFTSDRFNYLGADYSFNSNRTSVGLWQAQLEDIYQQRYYSFKHAEPVGDWTLGISVGYFDARDDGRSIAGKLDNHALFNLLSAKRGGHTFYLGYQQIGGDDGFIQVGANTNPLGNTLPTYEFAAPDERSWQVRHDYDFVALGIPGLTTTLRYVTGDNVTTGRGFEGQDWERDLDIGYAVQSGVLRGVGVRIRNATARSNYRSDINENRLILSYNISLF, encoded by the coding sequence ATGCACACTCCTGCACTGCGCAAAGCCCATGCAATCAGCGGCACCCTCGGCGGCTGCCTGACGCTGGGCCTGGCCCCGCCACTGCTGGCCGAAGAAGCCGGCTTCATCGAAGGCGCGACGGCCAATCTGCAACTGCGCAACTACTACTTTAGCCGCGACTTCTCCGACATCGTCGGCCCCAACAAGCAATCCAGGGCCGAGGAGTGGGCCCAGGGCTTTATCCTTGATGCCCGCTCAGGCTACACACCGGGCAGTATCGGTGTCGGCGTGGACGTGCTCGGCCTCTACGGTGTCAAGCTCGACAGCAGCCCGAGCCGGGCCAGGACCGGACTGCTGCCGACACACGACGACGGCATATCCGCCGATGAGTACGGCCGCCTGGGTGCGGCGATGAAACTCAAGGTCTCCAGCACCGAGCTGAAGGTTGGTGAGCTGCGGCCCAACCTGCCAGTACTGGTCTACAGCGATCTGCGCCTGCTGCCGCCGACCTACCAGGGCGCTTCGCTGGTTTCCAACGAATTGTCCGGACTAACCGTAAACGCTGGCCAGCTGCACTCCACTAGCCTGCGCGACTCGAGTAACACCCAGGAGATGTATGCACTGATCAATGACCCGATCAACCCGGCGCGTATCGCCAATTTCACCAGCGACCGTTTCAACTATCTGGGTGCCGACTACAGTTTCAACTCCAATCGCACCAGCGTCGGTCTCTGGCAGGCGCAACTGGAAGACATCTACCAGCAGCGTTACTACAGCTTCAAGCACGCCGAGCCAGTAGGTGACTGGACGCTAGGCATAAGTGTCGGCTACTTCGATGCCCGCGACGACGGCCGGAGCATCGCCGGCAAGCTCGATAACCATGCACTGTTCAACCTGTTGTCAGCGAAGCGCGGCGGCCATACCTTCTACCTGGGCTACCAGCAGATCGGCGGTGACGATGGTTTCATCCAGGTTGGCGCCAACACCAACCCGCTTGGCAATACCCTGCCCACCTACGAGTTCGCCGCACCGGATGAACGCTCCTGGCAAGTCCGGCACGACTACGACTTCGTCGCCCTCGGAATTCCCGGCCTGACCACCACTCTGCGCTACGTGACTGGAGACAACGTCACCACTGGGCGGGGGTTTGAAGGTCAGGACTGGGAGCGCGATCTGGATATTGGCTACGCAGTCCAGAGTGGAGTGCTGCGTGGAGTGGGCGTGCGCATCCGCAATGCTACTGCGCGCTCCAACTACCGTAGCGATATTAACGAGAACCGACTGATCCTCAGCTATAACATCAGCCTTTTCTGA
- a CDS encoding glycoside hydrolase family 19 protein produces the protein MPITEQQLLQILPNARPVAGVFVPALNRAMARFKIDSRVRQAAFIAQVGHESGHLRRLVENLNYDAKGLAVTWPSRYRAADGNPNTKAVILSRRPEAIANDAYAGRNGNSHVGDGWRYRGRGLIQLTGRNNYRNAGTGLGLPLESEPELLEQPEQAALSAAWHWSTNRLNDLADAGRFQDISSLINTGKLGRVPHGAAERKALYELCLKVLA, from the coding sequence ATGCCGATCACCGAGCAGCAGTTACTGCAGATCCTCCCGAACGCCCGCCCAGTCGCGGGCGTTTTTGTTCCTGCGCTCAACCGAGCGATGGCGCGGTTCAAGATCGATAGCCGCGTACGCCAGGCGGCGTTCATCGCCCAGGTAGGTCATGAGTCGGGCCATCTACGCCGACTGGTGGAAAACCTGAACTACGACGCAAAGGGCTTGGCCGTAACTTGGCCGAGCCGGTACCGCGCTGCAGACGGCAACCCGAACACCAAGGCTGTCATCCTGTCCAGACGGCCCGAGGCAATCGCCAACGATGCCTATGCCGGCCGCAACGGGAACAGCCACGTGGGGGACGGCTGGCGGTACCGGGGCCGTGGTCTGATCCAGTTGACCGGGCGCAACAACTACCGTAACGCCGGTACCGGCTTGGGTCTCCCGCTGGAGTCCGAGCCAGAATTGCTCGAGCAGCCGGAGCAGGCGGCGTTATCCGCAGCTTGGCACTGGTCAACCAACAGGCTGAACGACTTGGCCGACGCCGGTCGCTTTCAGGACATCAGTAGCCTGATCAACACCGGCAAACTGGGCCGTGTCCCGCACGGTGCGGCCGAGCGTAAGGCACTGTATGAACTCTGCCTGAAGGTTCTGGCGTGA
- a CDS encoding host specificity factor TipJ family phage tail protein, producing MTPATPKLFKQKPVRAKAIDRGHQFEYRDMATSGAWTVLPQSISGNSMDAQGFTFHEVLPYPMRPECRIKRMPKVGGVNSGEVMDDVMWYGLRGKMMGAPTRYGDMTVIAVRVRNGDRLSAQSESLVSVEATRVLPVRSGGAWVGEEPTRDIVPWFLYIAKSAGYADADLDLTELDRLHDVYRARGDTFDMTIDDATTVKDAMNDALAAGFSELTINRGLLLPVRDEPRSQFEHMYTPQNMTKALKRQLVFPSPDDFDGVDVEYFSSITWAWETVECRWPGDLGNKVEKVKVPGISDRTRAWRIGMRRRGHQKYRGDTYRWETELDALNSSYLSYVATADDVPGYGQSSILMSVVDGPEGIVLESTEPFDWSAGGAHVVALRKQDGKLSGPWPATYVDEYRVSVSSLDFDPDTSWDPEPPHLLFGPVNRWSYPTLVTVVNPSGSGSVAVEGMSYDARVYLYDNSAPA from the coding sequence ATGACGCCAGCCACCCCCAAACTGTTCAAGCAGAAGCCCGTCCGCGCCAAGGCAATCGACCGTGGTCATCAGTTTGAGTACCGAGACATGGCCACGTCAGGCGCCTGGACGGTACTACCCCAGTCGATCAGTGGTAACTCGATGGATGCTCAGGGTTTCACGTTTCATGAAGTCTTGCCCTATCCGATGCGCCCAGAGTGCCGTATCAAACGCATGCCCAAGGTTGGCGGAGTCAATTCGGGCGAGGTGATGGATGACGTGATGTGGTACGGCCTGCGCGGCAAGATGATGGGCGCCCCGACGCGCTACGGGGATATGACCGTTATCGCCGTGCGTGTTCGCAACGGTGACAGGCTCTCGGCCCAGTCCGAGAGTTTGGTCAGTGTCGAGGCAACTCGGGTATTGCCGGTGCGATCTGGTGGTGCCTGGGTCGGGGAAGAGCCGACTCGGGATATCGTTCCGTGGTTCCTGTACATCGCCAAGTCGGCCGGGTACGCCGATGCCGATTTGGACCTAACCGAGCTAGACCGATTGCACGATGTGTACCGTGCACGCGGTGACACCTTCGATATGACCATCGACGACGCCACCACGGTCAAAGATGCGATGAACGATGCGCTGGCCGCCGGCTTCTCCGAACTGACGATCAATCGCGGGCTTCTTCTGCCGGTTCGTGATGAACCGCGCTCGCAGTTCGAGCACATGTATACCCCGCAGAACATGACCAAGGCGTTGAAACGGCAGTTGGTCTTCCCGTCACCCGATGACTTCGACGGTGTGGACGTGGAGTACTTCAGTTCGATCACCTGGGCATGGGAGACGGTGGAGTGTCGCTGGCCAGGTGATCTCGGCAACAAGGTCGAGAAGGTGAAGGTGCCAGGGATCTCCGACCGCACCCGAGCCTGGCGAATTGGCATGCGCCGGCGTGGCCACCAAAAATACCGCGGCGATACGTACAGGTGGGAAACCGAGCTCGATGCGCTCAACTCCAGCTATCTGAGTTATGTGGCGACAGCTGACGATGTGCCTGGGTACGGCCAGAGCTCGATCCTGATGAGCGTCGTGGATGGGCCGGAAGGCATTGTGCTGGAAAGCACCGAGCCCTTCGATTGGTCGGCCGGCGGGGCGCACGTGGTCGCTTTGCGCAAGCAGGACGGAAAGCTCTCCGGTCCGTGGCCGGCGACCTACGTGGATGAATACCGGGTGAGCGTGAGCAGCCTGGATTTTGATCCCGACACCTCCTGGGATCCGGAGCCACCGCACCTCCTATTCGGCCCGGTTAATCGGTGGAGTTACCCCACGCTGGTCACCGTCGTGAATCCATCAGGCAGCGGAAGCGTCGCGGTGGAAGGCATGTCCTACGACGCGCGGGTGTACCTCTATGACAACAGCGCTCCGGCATGA
- a CDS encoding phage integrase Arm DNA-binding domain-containing protein produces the protein MAPRPRNTANKSLPQNLYFDARRSTYRYRRPTDGKWFQFGIDRIKAIDAAKQLNLEFMRGADLVGAVLNNSAESFAGFLDTYEREVLPPRELAKGTLNLYAVHFRRFRKQFEGKAVDQITIRMVAEMLDPLTPRTANQCRALLIDIFNHAAAKGLCPDNPAASTINRIEKKQRKRHTIEGLKAIREKAPAWLQNAIDLALITAQRRTDILDMRFDGVREGFLYLVQKKTAKASDAAWIRFRVTPELQAVISRCRDDIASPYLVHRKPERRKQKQAQHKDHWTKIEERYLTRAFKDAREAANCYAGWKEEEMPGFHEVRALSLHLYKKAGKDGQKIAGHASEGMTKNYQRDHEEIVWSEAIPDLNISEITG, from the coding sequence ATGGCACCACGGCCGCGCAATACTGCGAACAAAAGCCTTCCGCAGAACCTGTACTTCGATGCGCGGCGCTCGACCTATCGCTACCGCCGGCCTACCGACGGGAAGTGGTTCCAGTTTGGTATCGACCGCATCAAGGCCATCGACGCTGCGAAACAGTTGAACCTGGAGTTTATGCGTGGTGCCGACCTGGTCGGTGCTGTGCTGAACAACTCTGCTGAATCCTTTGCCGGCTTCCTCGATACCTACGAGCGCGAAGTGCTGCCGCCGCGAGAACTGGCCAAGGGCACGCTGAACCTGTACGCGGTGCACTTCCGGCGCTTTCGCAAGCAGTTCGAGGGCAAGGCCGTCGACCAGATCACGATCCGCATGGTCGCGGAAATGCTGGACCCGCTCACCCCCCGGACAGCGAATCAGTGCCGCGCACTGCTGATCGACATTTTCAATCATGCCGCCGCGAAGGGCCTGTGCCCCGATAACCCGGCGGCCAGCACGATCAACCGCATCGAGAAGAAACAGCGCAAACGCCATACCATCGAAGGCTTGAAAGCCATCCGGGAGAAAGCGCCAGCCTGGCTACAGAATGCAATTGACCTCGCCCTGATCACTGCCCAGCGCCGGACGGACATTCTGGACATGCGCTTCGACGGAGTTCGGGAGGGGTTTCTGTACTTGGTGCAGAAGAAAACGGCCAAGGCCAGTGACGCGGCGTGGATTCGCTTTCGAGTGACGCCCGAGCTACAGGCTGTAATCAGCCGATGCCGTGACGACATAGCCTCGCCATACCTGGTGCACCGCAAGCCTGAACGCCGGAAACAGAAACAGGCTCAGCACAAGGACCACTGGACGAAGATTGAAGAGCGTTATTTGACGCGAGCATTCAAGGACGCCCGGGAGGCGGCAAACTGCTACGCAGGTTGGAAGGAGGAAGAGATGCCGGGCTTCCACGAAGTGCGAGCACTGTCGCTGCACCTGTACAAGAAAGCCGGGAAGGATGGGCAAAAAATCGCAGGTCATGCGAGTGAAGGCATGACCAAAAACTACCAGCGAGACCACGAAGAAATCGTCTGGTCAGAAGCAATTCCAGACCTGAATATCAGCGAAATCACCGGGTAG
- a CDS encoding replication protein P has protein sequence MKSVSNMLGKLPNVSSAEVVPLKADAGTVQVINALFRELVAIFPAWKRAWPDQDAISAAKATWTKAFMAERITKIEQIRFGIEQCRKVGSDFAPSVGKFIQLCQPTPEMLGLPTLESAFREACRNAHPAMAGQANWSHNAVWHTAKESGFESLNRLETSLARKLFERNYVITLRRLVEGLPLQKMPLALPARVEGRRTPEVGKGALAQLRATLGGARA, from the coding sequence ATGAAGTCTGTTTCGAACATGCTGGGAAAACTTCCCAACGTTTCATCCGCCGAGGTTGTACCGCTCAAGGCTGATGCAGGCACGGTGCAGGTGATCAACGCCTTGTTTCGCGAACTGGTGGCGATTTTCCCGGCCTGGAAGCGGGCTTGGCCAGATCAGGACGCGATCAGCGCGGCGAAGGCGACCTGGACTAAGGCCTTCATGGCCGAGCGCATCACCAAGATTGAACAGATCCGCTTCGGCATCGAGCAGTGCCGAAAGGTGGGCTCTGATTTCGCTCCAAGTGTCGGCAAGTTCATACAGCTGTGTCAGCCCACTCCTGAAATGCTCGGGCTTCCGACGCTGGAGTCCGCCTTCCGAGAAGCCTGTCGCAACGCTCACCCGGCCATGGCCGGTCAGGCGAATTGGTCTCACAACGCAGTCTGGCACACGGCGAAGGAGTCCGGGTTCGAGAGCCTAAACCGTCTGGAAACCTCGTTGGCGCGGAAGTTATTCGAGCGCAATTACGTGATCACTCTGCGCCGCTTGGTTGAGGGGCTGCCGCTGCAAAAGATGCCGCTGGCACTGCCGGCGCGGGTAGAGGGGCGTCGCACACCTGAGGTCGGCAAGGGTGCCCTTGCACAGCTGCGTGCCACGCTTGGCGGTGCCCGTGCCTAA
- a CDS encoding MFS transporter: MPSANVGTPTATTVADPVQALYRKITWKLIPFLCFCYLASYLDRINVGFAKLQMLEHLQFSETAFGLGAGLFFVGYIIFEVPSNLVLEKVGAKIWIARIMITWGLLSACTMLVTSTTQFYILRFLLGAAEAGFLPGVLYYLTTWFPTYRRGRIIALFMIGLPLSSVLGGPLSGWIMGHFDNAGGLRGWQWLFLLEAIPSVLLGVLTFWALPNNYRQAKWLNDDERNLLEQELRADDADSTGSKHSFRDGFFNLKVWMLGGIDFSILLSAYAMGFWMPTFIRNAGVVDTFHIGVLTALPSIAALLGMLLIGASSDKHRERRWHIIVPFLVGAAAMASAPFFVDNVVATVALFAIASAAIIGAVPVFFSLPATFLKGTAAATGFALACSVANIAGLVSNSLMGVAIDVTGSSAGALWFFAGCLILSSFLVIALPAKLVNR; the protein is encoded by the coding sequence ATGCCCTCTGCAAATGTAGGTACACCCACTGCGACCACCGTCGCAGACCCAGTCCAGGCGCTTTACCGCAAGATCACCTGGAAGCTTATTCCCTTCCTCTGCTTCTGCTATCTGGCCTCATATCTGGACCGGATCAACGTCGGCTTCGCCAAACTGCAAATGCTCGAGCATCTGCAGTTCAGCGAAACGGCTTTCGGCCTGGGCGCCGGTCTGTTTTTTGTCGGCTATATCATTTTCGAGGTTCCGAGCAATCTGGTCCTGGAAAAAGTCGGGGCGAAGATCTGGATCGCCCGCATCATGATCACCTGGGGGCTGCTCTCGGCCTGCACCATGCTCGTCACTTCCACCACACAGTTCTACATTCTGCGCTTCCTGCTCGGCGCCGCCGAAGCGGGCTTTCTGCCGGGGGTGCTGTATTACCTGACCACCTGGTTCCCGACCTATCGCCGCGGCCGCATCATCGCCTTGTTCATGATCGGCCTGCCGTTGTCCAGCGTGCTCGGCGGCCCGCTGTCCGGCTGGATCATGGGGCATTTCGATAACGCTGGCGGCCTGCGCGGCTGGCAGTGGTTGTTCCTCCTCGAAGCGATACCCAGCGTGTTGCTTGGTGTGCTGACCTTCTGGGCCTTGCCGAACAACTACCGCCAGGCCAAATGGCTCAATGATGACGAGAGAAACCTGCTGGAACAGGAACTGCGCGCCGACGACGCCGACTCCACCGGCAGCAAGCACAGCTTTCGCGACGGTTTCTTCAACCTGAAGGTGTGGATGCTCGGCGGCATCGACTTCTCGATCCTGCTCAGCGCCTATGCCATGGGGTTCTGGATGCCGACCTTCATCCGCAACGCAGGCGTCGTCGATACCTTTCACATCGGCGTGCTCACCGCGCTGCCGAGCATCGCCGCGTTGCTGGGCATGCTGTTGATCGGCGCCAGCTCCGACAAACACCGCGAACGCCGCTGGCACATCATCGTGCCCTTTCTGGTGGGCGCGGCAGCCATGGCCAGTGCGCCCTTCTTTGTCGATAACGTGGTGGCGACCGTGGCGCTGTTCGCTATTGCGTCGGCGGCGATCATCGGCGCGGTGCCGGTGTTCTTCAGCCTGCCGGCAACCTTTCTAAAAGGCACCGCGGCGGCCACCGGCTTCGCCCTCGCCTGCTCGGTGGCGAACATCGCCGGGCTAGTCAGCAACTCGCTGATGGGCGTGGCCATCGACGTCACCGGCAGCAGCGCCGGCGCACTGTGGTTCTTCGCCGGCTGCCTGATTCTCAGCAGCTTCCTGGTGATCGCCCTGCCGGCCAAGCTGGTCAATCGTTGA